One stretch of Nicotiana tabacum cultivar K326 chromosome 18, ASM71507v2, whole genome shotgun sequence DNA includes these proteins:
- the LOC107795546 gene encoding mitogen-activated protein kinase kinase kinase 20-like, which translates to MKPSNVLVFLIIDHEYDSIVDVCLKLADFGLSLRVVENETHTYWDRGSKKCCYNRGALLYASPESTACKIHGKAVDIWAIGCIVVEMITGRRLSSCCEGIDDLDFKITHEEPVISSNVSNICKDFLAKCFEMDHSWRWTADMLLSQPFIKSGTFSKYHPEDHGLITNKVILNPFSHGRRSWVSKQHWYSTCFHVPSSDNLRPGYAIFPAEKAQFSQLACN; encoded by the coding sequence ATGAAACCGAGTAATGTACTTGTTTTTCTTATTATTGATCACGAATATGATAGTATTGTGGATGTGTGCCTCAAGTTGGCCGATTTTGGACTGTCTTTGAGAGTGGTAGAAAACGAAACACATACATATTGGGATAGAGGCTCAAAGAAGTGTTGTTATAATAGAGGGGCTCTACTTTATGCGTCCCCAGAATCTACAGCTTGTAAGATTCATGGTAAAGCTGTTGATATTTGGGCAATTGGTTGCATAGTTGTAGAAATGATCACAGGGAGGCGGTTATCGTCATGTTGTGAAGGTATTGATGATTTGGACTTTAAGATTACACATGAAGAACCTGTGATTTCGAGTAACGTTTCTAATATATGCAAAGACTTTCTGGCCAAGTGTTTTGAAATGGATCATAGTTGGAGATGGACTGCAGATATGCTACTCAGTCAGCCATTCATCAAGAGTGGTACGTTTAGTAAATATCATCCAGAAGATCATGGGCTGATCACTAATAAGGTTATTCTTAACCCTTTTAGTCATGGCCGCAGAAGTTGGGTTTCTAAGCAGCACTGGTATTCAACGTGCTTTCATGTGCCTTCAAGTGATAACCTCAGACCGGGATATGCTATTTTTCCAGCAGAGAAGGCACAATTTAGTCAGCTAGCATGCAACTGA